The Streptomyces sp. NBC_00670 genome window below encodes:
- a CDS encoding trypsin-like serine peptidase, giving the protein MKRTGVVLGALALSATGWVGSAAAATHATGTTTADDDTQVTSFSAQEQDAALKFWTPERLASAKEMTVGDVPTGGSADTPVTSGADASVAPATGTGAGDVSAAAVTRPKAWKGGGLIRKTAGKVFFQANSGTYTCSATVANSKNGSVVLTAGHCVVDGQSGEVYRNWVFIPAYHQGNRPYGTFTAKKLFHSKRYVTSGANANWDFGFARLSKHNGRTLKQIVGAQGIKFNHPNGQKVHSFGYGGSAAEGSGERLNHCVGKEHKDTGRPGSTMWGIDCVQSGGSSGGGFLAGFKPATGKGFLIGNISVGAGNSEYHPYLGKVARTVYRKAAGA; this is encoded by the coding sequence ATGAAGCGCACGGGCGTTGTTCTCGGTGCTCTTGCCCTGTCCGCCACGGGCTGGGTCGGCAGCGCCGCCGCGGCCACTCACGCGACCGGCACCACCACCGCCGACGACGACACGCAGGTGACGTCCTTCTCCGCACAGGAGCAGGACGCCGCGCTGAAGTTCTGGACCCCCGAGCGGCTCGCCTCCGCGAAGGAGATGACCGTCGGCGACGTCCCGACGGGCGGCTCCGCCGACACCCCGGTCACCTCCGGCGCGGACGCGAGCGTGGCCCCGGCCACGGGCACCGGGGCGGGTGACGTCAGCGCGGCCGCCGTCACCCGGCCCAAGGCGTGGAAGGGCGGCGGGCTGATCCGCAAGACGGCCGGCAAGGTCTTCTTCCAGGCGAACTCCGGCACGTACACCTGCTCCGCGACGGTCGCCAACAGCAAGAACGGCTCCGTCGTCCTCACCGCCGGTCACTGCGTGGTCGACGGCCAGAGCGGGGAGGTCTACCGCAACTGGGTCTTCATCCCCGCCTACCACCAGGGCAACCGCCCCTACGGCACCTTCACCGCGAAGAAGCTGTTCCACAGCAAGCGCTACGTCACCTCCGGCGCCAACGCCAACTGGGACTTCGGCTTCGCCCGGCTGAGCAAGCACAACGGCCGTACGCTCAAACAGATCGTCGGCGCCCAGGGCATCAAGTTCAACCACCCGAACGGCCAGAAGGTGCACTCCTTCGGCTACGGCGGTTCGGCGGCGGAGGGCAGCGGCGAACGTCTGAACCACTGCGTCGGCAAGGAGCACAAGGACACCGGCCGCCCGGGCTCGACCATGTGGGGCATCGACTGCGTGCAGTCCGGCGGCTCCAGCGGCGGCGGCTTCCTGGCCGGGTTCAAGCCCGCCACCGGCAAGGGCTTCCTGATCGGCAACATCAGTGTGGGCGCCGGCAACAGTGAGTACCACCCCTACCTGGGCAAGGTGGCCCGGACCGTGTACCGCAAGGCCGCCGGCGCGTGA
- a CDS encoding CAP domain-containing protein, producing the protein MHISKPLATLLTAAAATTALSATGTAPAAAAPAPSAPSVRSVQTLRAQVLKLTNDRRVAAGCPRLKASPALTRAAQRHSADMARHDFFDHTGSNGSTLVDRAENAGYTGWNALAENIAGGQRSAAAVVRSWMKSPGHRANILNCSLEHLGVGYVKKSGTQHVTYWTQDFGSKF; encoded by the coding sequence ATGCACATATCCAAACCCCTCGCCACGCTGCTGACCGCCGCCGCGGCGACGACCGCGCTGTCCGCCACCGGCACCGCACCGGCCGCCGCGGCGCCCGCTCCCTCCGCTCCCTCCGTCCGCTCCGTGCAGACGCTGCGGGCCCAGGTGCTCAAGCTGACCAACGACCGACGGGTCGCGGCCGGCTGTCCCCGGCTCAAGGCCAGCCCGGCGCTCACCAGGGCCGCCCAGCGGCACTCCGCGGACATGGCCCGGCACGACTTCTTCGACCACACCGGCTCCAACGGGAGCACCCTGGTGGACAGGGCGGAGAACGCCGGGTACACCGGCTGGAACGCACTCGCGGAGAACATCGCCGGGGGGCAGCGTTCCGCCGCCGCGGTGGTCAGAAGCTGGATGAAGTCCCCGGGACACCGGGCGAACATCCTCAACTGTTCGCTCGAGCACCTGGGCGTCGGCTATGTGAAGAAGAGCGGTACCCAGCACGTGACCTACTGGACGCAGGACTTCGGCAGCAAGTTCTGA
- a CDS encoding chitinase, with translation MSRTRVLVGLLAALLFSTLLVPLAATASAAPAAQGGFVVNKAEYNRMFPHHKKFYSYASLKKAMKKFPAFAHTGNAAVRKREAAAFLANVSHETGGLKYIVEQNKAAWSSYCDDVNFSYGCPAGQSAYHGRGPLQLSWNFNYKAAGDALGIDLLHHPGLVQKNAVVAWKTALWFWMRSAGSGTTTPHHAMVSGAGFGQTIRAINGSIECNGGNPAQVHDRVVTYTKFAKLLHVAPGKKKSC, from the coding sequence ATGTCCAGAACTCGCGTACTCGTCGGGCTGTTGGCAGCCCTGTTGTTCTCGACCCTTCTCGTCCCCCTGGCCGCCACGGCGTCGGCCGCCCCGGCCGCGCAGGGTGGCTTCGTCGTCAACAAGGCCGAATACAACCGCATGTTCCCCCACCACAAGAAGTTCTACAGCTACGCCTCGTTGAAGAAGGCGATGAAGAAGTTCCCGGCCTTCGCGCACACCGGAAACGCCGCCGTCAGAAAGCGGGAGGCCGCCGCCTTCCTCGCCAACGTCTCCCACGAGACCGGCGGGCTGAAATACATCGTCGAGCAGAACAAGGCCGCGTGGTCGAGCTACTGCGACGACGTGAACTTCTCCTACGGCTGCCCGGCCGGCCAGTCCGCCTACCACGGCCGCGGCCCCCTGCAGTTGAGCTGGAACTTCAACTACAAGGCCGCCGGCGACGCCCTCGGCATCGACCTGCTGCACCACCCCGGCCTCGTCCAGAAGAACGCCGTCGTCGCCTGGAAGACGGCGCTCTGGTTCTGGATGCGGTCGGCGGGCTCCGGCACGACGACTCCCCACCACGCGATGGTGAGCGGTGCCGGATTCGGGCAGACCATCCGCGCCATCAACGGCAGCATCGAATGCAACGGTGGCAACCCGGCGCAGGTGCACGACCGCGTCGTCACGTACACGAAGTTCGCCAAGCTCCTGCACGTCGCGCCCGGCAAGAAGAAGAGCTGCTGA
- a CDS encoding sulfatase-like hydrolase/transferase: MALPLGVQQAANSFPTADAAASKPNIVFVLTDDMSSNLLPYVPEVQKMQAQGMTFNNHEVSNSLCCPSRSSIFTGQFPHNTGVLTNEAPDGGFGKFHANGDEKHTFATALHAKGYRTAMMGKYLNGYKPTDRIDGKKPYVPPGWSQWNVVGPGYEGYHYKISDNHRIESHGGKDKDYLNTVLTKKGKAFIKKSANAGKPFLLELAPFTPHSPSTPAPQDENALPGLKAPRSPAFNKMPANAPSWLAKRDRLGQSQLDKIDRKFRKRAQSMLAINRMLAAMRTQLTKSGVANRTYVVFTSDNGFHLGEYQLQAGKQTAFDTDIKVPLVVTGPGVAAGSRTDAATSNIDFAPTFERMAGATVPSRVDGHSMLPLLADGKASGWRQANMIEHRHVDPSPTDPDSQQPVEGNPPSYHAMRTRQFLYVEYAGGAKEYYDLSTDPNELDNIVGRLATTRLKQLHKQLTRLENCHGDGCWKAGHL, encoded by the coding sequence GTGGCTCTTCCACTGGGCGTCCAGCAGGCGGCCAATTCCTTTCCCACCGCCGATGCCGCCGCCAGTAAACCCAACATCGTGTTCGTCCTCACCGACGACATGTCCTCCAACCTCCTGCCATACGTGCCGGAGGTGCAGAAAATGCAGGCGCAGGGCATGACCTTCAACAACCACGAGGTCAGCAATTCACTGTGCTGTCCCTCCCGGTCGTCCATCTTCACCGGCCAATTCCCGCACAACACGGGGGTTCTCACCAACGAGGCACCGGACGGCGGGTTCGGCAAGTTCCACGCGAACGGCGACGAGAAGCACACCTTCGCCACGGCCCTGCACGCCAAGGGGTACCGGACCGCGATGATGGGCAAGTACCTCAACGGATACAAGCCCACCGACAGGATCGACGGCAAGAAGCCCTACGTGCCCCCGGGCTGGAGCCAGTGGAACGTGGTCGGCCCCGGCTACGAGGGCTACCACTACAAGATCTCCGACAACCACCGGATCGAGTCCCACGGCGGGAAGGACAAGGACTACCTGAACACCGTCCTGACCAAGAAGGGCAAGGCGTTCATCAAGAAGTCCGCGAACGCGGGCAAGCCGTTCCTGCTGGAACTCGCGCCCTTCACACCGCACAGCCCCTCGACGCCCGCGCCCCAGGACGAGAACGCGTTGCCCGGTCTGAAGGCGCCGCGGAGCCCCGCGTTCAACAAGATGCCGGCCAACGCGCCGTCGTGGCTCGCCAAGCGGGACCGGCTCGGCCAGAGCCAACTGGACAAGATCGACCGCAAGTTCCGCAAGCGCGCCCAGTCGATGCTGGCGATCAACCGGATGCTCGCGGCCATGCGTACCCAGCTCACCAAGTCGGGCGTCGCCAACCGCACCTACGTGGTCTTCACCTCCGATAACGGCTTCCACCTCGGGGAGTACCAGCTCCAGGCCGGCAAGCAGACCGCGTTCGACACCGACATCAAGGTGCCCCTGGTGGTCACCGGCCCCGGTGTCGCGGCCGGGAGCCGGACCGACGCCGCGACCTCGAACATCGACTTCGCGCCCACCTTCGAACGGATGGCGGGCGCCACCGTTCCCTCGCGCGTGGACGGTCACAGCATGCTGCCGCTCCTGGCCGACGGGAAGGCGAGCGGCTGGCGGCAGGCCAACATGATCGAACACCGCCACGTCGATCCGTCGCCGACCGATCCCGACAGCCAGCAACCGGTGGAGGGCAACCCGCCGAGCTACCACGCCATGCGCACTCGGCAGTTCCTGTACGTCGAGTACGCCGGCGGCGCCAAGGAGTACTACGACCTGAGCACTGACCCGAACGAGCTCGACAACATCGTGGGCAGGCTGGCCACGACACGGCTGAAACAACTCCACAAGCAACTGACCAGGCTGGAGAACTGCCACGGCGACGGTTGCTGGAAGGCCGGCCACCTGTGA
- a CDS encoding beta-1,3-glucanase family protein codes for MTHDQPRELARRSLLRAAGSAVLAGSALYAAAPLSFAESGAPAAGQSDATASAAAAGGKLPLTVVNHSGTHNNSAVHVYIVGTNPAGKQVHVNHAGKAVPIALSDNGANGFTDYALPLKANGATHLHLPRMSGRIYVSMGRKLKFKVVRDGDGRPAIQHPAGWVSSDPNYHVLHDFAEFTYDGSGMHCNTTMVDMFSIPMNLRLTGRGHHTTGEVRKGGRADVFKAMRRHEAFDRLVVKGLRVIAPSHGLDAGRFPKDYYHPYIEKVWDHYKQHDLTIKTNAGTFTGRVSGGRLTFHGPATISFDKPTTRDILFCDGALLAPNDGVLGPVAAVLGAGFNRSTLLRAGAQPTARPAAFYQPTVTNHYARAIHSVVKNGKAYGFAFDDVANFASYVEDPAPKRLQLTLTPF; via the coding sequence ATGACGCACGATCAACCGCGTGAGCTGGCGCGGCGTTCCCTGCTCCGGGCCGCGGGAAGTGCGGTCCTGGCCGGCTCCGCGCTGTACGCCGCCGCCCCGCTGTCCTTCGCCGAGTCGGGCGCCCCGGCCGCCGGGCAGTCGGACGCGACTGCGAGTGCCGCGGCGGCCGGGGGGAAGCTGCCGCTGACGGTCGTCAACCACAGCGGGACGCACAACAACTCCGCGGTCCATGTGTACATCGTCGGCACCAACCCGGCCGGCAAGCAGGTCCACGTCAACCATGCGGGCAAGGCGGTCCCGATCGCCCTCTCCGACAACGGGGCGAACGGCTTCACGGACTACGCCCTCCCGCTGAAGGCGAACGGGGCGACCCACCTGCACCTGCCCCGGATGTCCGGCCGGATCTACGTCTCCATGGGCAGGAAGCTGAAGTTCAAGGTGGTGCGGGACGGTGACGGCCGGCCCGCGATCCAGCACCCGGCCGGCTGGGTCTCGTCCGACCCCAACTACCACGTGCTGCACGACTTCGCGGAGTTCACCTACGACGGCTCCGGCATGCACTGCAACACCACCATGGTCGACATGTTCAGCATCCCGATGAACCTCCGGCTGACCGGCCGCGGCCACCACACCACCGGCGAGGTCCGCAAGGGAGGCAGGGCGGACGTCTTCAAGGCCATGCGGCGGCACGAGGCGTTCGACCGTCTGGTGGTCAAGGGCCTGCGCGTCATCGCCCCCAGCCACGGCCTCGACGCCGGCCGCTTCCCGAAGGACTACTACCACCCCTACATCGAGAAGGTGTGGGACCACTACAAGCAGCACGACCTCACGATCAAGACGAACGCGGGCACCTTCACCGGCCGGGTGAGCGGCGGCAGACTGACCTTCCACGGCCCCGCCACCATCTCCTTCGACAAGCCCACCACACGCGACATCCTCTTCTGCGACGGCGCCCTGCTCGCCCCCAACGACGGGGTGCTCGGGCCGGTGGCCGCCGTGCTCGGAGCGGGCTTCAACCGCTCCACGCTGCTGCGCGCCGGCGCCCAGCCCACCGCGCGCCCGGCGGCGTTCTACCAGCCCACTGTCACCAACCACTACGCCCGGGCGATCCACTCGGTGGTGAAGAACGGCAAGGCGTACGGCTTCGCCTTCGACGACGTCGCGAACTTCGCCTCGTACGTCGAGGACCCCGCGCCCAAGCGCCTGCAGTTGACGCTCACCCCGTTCTGA
- a CDS encoding glycoside hydrolase family protein produces the protein MRRTRVVTAVLTGAMLLPLGTAEAGGAHAAAATADTAAATAPVSAAAATKKGISAWKFDGVTKAMANAKVGWFYTWSSGRGGIKAPAGVEFVPMIWGPQSVNRTELRRAKAQGKVLLGFNEPDFAQQSNMTVEQALDLWPRLQATGMRLGAPAVASGADVPGGWLDRFMKGAAARHYRVDFIPLHWYGADFDSTRATRQLRAYLKATYKRYKKPIWLTEYALTDFSGGVARYPTKARQAAFVKKSTAMLNRQSYVRRYAWFTLSTSRGDGTGLYHGAKANKVGAAYRAAR, from the coding sequence ATGCGAAGAACACGCGTGGTCACCGCGGTGCTGACGGGCGCGATGCTGCTGCCGCTGGGAACGGCGGAGGCCGGCGGCGCGCACGCCGCGGCGGCGACGGCGGACACGGCGGCGGCCACCGCCCCGGTGTCCGCCGCGGCGGCGACGAAGAAGGGCATCAGCGCCTGGAAATTCGACGGCGTCACCAAGGCCATGGCCAACGCCAAGGTCGGCTGGTTCTACACCTGGTCCTCGGGCCGGGGCGGGATCAAGGCGCCTGCCGGCGTCGAGTTCGTCCCCATGATCTGGGGGCCGCAGTCGGTGAACAGGACGGAGCTCCGGCGGGCCAAGGCGCAGGGCAAGGTCCTGCTCGGCTTCAACGAGCCCGACTTCGCACAGCAGTCGAACATGACGGTCGAGCAGGCCCTCGACCTGTGGCCGCGGCTGCAGGCGACCGGTATGCGTCTCGGCGCCCCCGCGGTCGCTTCCGGCGCCGACGTCCCCGGTGGCTGGCTGGACCGTTTCATGAAGGGTGCGGCCGCACGGCACTACCGGGTCGACTTCATCCCGCTGCACTGGTACGGCGCGGACTTCGACAGCACGCGGGCGACCAGGCAGTTGCGCGCCTACCTCAAGGCCACGTACAAGCGGTACAAGAAGCCGATCTGGCTCACCGAGTACGCGCTGACCGACTTCTCCGGCGGGGTGGCCCGCTACCCCACGAAGGCGCGGCAGGCCGCGTTCGTGAAGAAGTCGACGGCCATGCTCAACCGGCAGTCCTACGTTCGGCGTTACGCCTGGTTCACGCTCTCCACGAGCCGTGGTGACGGGACGGGGCTGTACCACGGGGCGAAGGCCAACAAGGTGGGTGCCGCCTACCGGGCGGCACGCTGA